AGCCGCAACAaccaccgccgccaccacctCAGCAGCCTTcgcatcatcatcaccatcaccaccagacgcaacagcagcaacaacatcatcaacagcagcaacagcagcagcaacagcaacagcagcagcaggcGCAACAGCAGCACCAACAACAGCAGTCACAGCAACATCACATTCACCAAGACTCACAACAGGTGACACATCCCGAAAACTTCCCCCCGAACTTCGACATCAGAAAAGAGCTCTTTTCCCAGCGCAAGCAGAGAGAGTTCATCCCGGACAACAAGAAGGATGACAGCTATTGGGACCGGAGGAGACGCAATAACGAGGCGGCCAAGCGGTCGCGCGAGAAGAGGCGATTCAACGACATGGTGCTAGAGCAGCGTGTCATGGAGCTGAGCAAGGAGAACCATATACTAAAGGCGCAACTCGAGGCTATACGCGACAAATTCGGTATATGCGGGGAGTCCGTGATAAGTACGGAACACGTGCTCGCGGCATTGCCCGCGGAACCACCGATAAGCGTGAAAAGGGCGAAACTACCGGCCTCGGCAGCCCTCCTTTACGCGAGAACACCGAGTCCCGTTCACACGTCGGTGATCCATCAGCCTGTTAGCGGTGCCAGATCGCCTAGATCACCGGCCCAGCTTTACGTGCCCGAAACAACCGCTTATCCGGAAACGGAAAGCTTCCAATATCCTTATCCGCATCCGGCCATGCATCTCGATACGACGAGCGCGTTGAATTTATCGCGAGGACGAAGAGCACAGTCGCCGTTCGAGTTATCCTCCGGTAGCGGCGACGAGGGCGGGCCACAGATGATAGTAAATTCTTCGGCCAACAACAGTCTGCCGCACAAACTCAGGCATAAATCCCGTATAGGTGACAAGGACGCCGCAAGTGCTCTACTCGCATTGCAAGGTATCAAACAGGAGCCCGGACCAAGAGCGTCGCCACCTTGGGACAATGAAGGTTCTAGCGACGAACGGGATTCTGGTATATCATTGGGAGCCGAATGGACTGGACCAAGCGTGGCTACCGTCCCGGAAAGTGAGAGGGAAGTCAAGTCGAGGCTCGACCGTCTTGCATCCGAAGTTGCCTCATTGCAGTCCATACTGCGCCTAGGCAAGCCAACCGACAGTCTGATGGCTGGACATTCATTGCCAACTAATGCAACGACACACAATGGACCATGAACAAATGTCATCGTCGTTTTCACGAACTTGTGTCGATGGAATTTACCCTGTTCTAAACGAACTATCGTGTTTTTATCATATCCATCTTCGAGATGCTCGAAAACCGATTCGATCAACATCCGTACACGTCTCGACGAACTTTTAATGGTCGTACTCGTCGATTGGTTCTCGCCGAACGAAAGAacggagagaggagagggtgaCCAATTCCTTCGTCCAATGTCGATCATCATACGCGAAGCGGAACATCGATTATTCTTATTGGCGGAAAAATGAACTCGATTCTGGGCGTCTTCGATTCTTTCGCTTTGCACGGTGATATTCgtcgagaaaggaaggaggaggggGGAGACCCTTTACCGGACGGAtattctctctcccctcttcttccttaACTTTCCCCACCCGGTCACCTCTCCTCCCCCCGCCCCTCCACACCGCTCCATCCGATGCGTCGATGCTGTCGCAAAGTAGTAACTgataaaacgaacgagataCGATATTTAGGTTACTCGTTACTCTAATTACGTTCTTATTAAGATCTTTAAGctattcgttatattttattcattatcgtTAACAGCGAGTTTGTTAATTTGGGACAGTCGTATATCGCTAAACGCATACATAGATCGATACGAAACTATCGGAGTTTATTCGGAATCACAGAGATCGTCTCTAAACAGGTAATATTAAGTGAACGAACACTTGAACGAACCGTTCTCATCTTGAGAACATTCTTATCGATCTTTCGGCTAGCATCGATGCGTTCTCGAGTATCGAGCTTAGTTTACGAATACAAAGTTTACCTGCTCTGGACGAGATGCATCGTTATATACGTTTATCCACGTAAtagatatttacgtatatacgaatctaaaaaatattttcacgtttTAGACTACCAATCGCAACGagagttattatttttctataccttcgtgaatttctttttctttttttttctttctttctttctttctttcttttttcttctttttctttctgttttctgtcttttttttttttttatcccacTCCTTACGTGCCGTATTCATCTTAAGCGGATTTActcttaaatataatagagGAGTGTTAAGCCGCTTTCGCAGGAACATTTGCGATATTACATAAATGTACTTCCGTTTTCTCTTCGATGCGAATACGATATCTCAGCACGTAAGCATATTTCGTGAATAAATACGAACATTTCATTTATAGAATATACACGTAAGAAAAACTTTATCTGGCAAAATTATAATCCGTTCGATTTGAACGAGACCGATCCGAACGTTCGCGCGAAAGCGACTTTATTCTACGATTAATGTAATCGCGGTCGCGCAACCGGCTATCTCACTACCATCAAGATACGTTTGAAAGGTAAATTTCGTATCATCGAGATCGTTAACCGTGAAGCAATAGATAAGCTCTCGTTACGATACCATCcaagaaaagaagatcattttgattttcttcgtacgtaagtacgtagaccaatacatacataaacatgTCGTTTAAAGAAGAATAGATATGTGTATCATGCGAATATACACTAAGTCGCCTTACTAGCAGTtagtctatatatatgtgtgtatatatatgtatgtattatatgtgtgtgtatatatgtatgtatatataaatatatatgtatgtatatatggcacatgataaaatcaaaatgacaattatcattatcttgttctttctttgtctctcagAAAATTGGAGCCTCTttatacgatcgaacgaatgaattcATTCTATATGAAACGATACGAAATTATTACGTTCgccgagaaaaaagaaagaaagaaagaaagaaaaaaagaaaagaaaaaaaagaaaaagagaattaaataaataaatcgatcaatCAATAAAACGCGAGCTGTTTTATGAGAAATCTTCACGATCGTGTGTTTAGCAATCGTTTTCATTATGATATTGTCATAGTTTTATCGTAAACGTTTTTCACCCTTCGCCTTTCGTCCCTTCGTACCCCATCATCCTTCATCTTCTCGTGactgttttcttttactatttttcttttatcggtGATCGTAAACGAGATGCGATCGCGCGCATATGTCTACGTATTTAAAAGGATCGACGATTCATCATACAGATTAAaaacgcatatatacatacatacactgtAGACTTGCAATTTACGCAACTGCAGTTTGTGCTTTGCACAGCACTAcgttaaaagttatttatcgGAATATCggtaaaatttttaagtatctTCATCGGATCTTCGTTATAAGCCGAAATTAATCTTTAAACCGATATTTAGGATCGAAGTATTAAGTGAGcctatagttatatattaaaaacgtaaataaataaacaaatatatatatatacataaatatatatatatatatacatacgtatatgtgcatatatatgtatatgtatatacatatatatacacacacacacatatatatatatatatagaaattaatgtatttttcgATATCGTGATTATGGCGAGCGGTTATTGTTTGCAAATTGTCGATTTgccgtataaataaattcatcgaatcgaaacgaatgTCGTCCATCGTACGTCTCACTAAtgcaatgaaaattttttgtgaaaacaaaattgaatgTTTTCAACCAACGAATGACtgatttt
The window above is part of the Vespula pensylvanica isolate Volc-1 chromosome 16, ASM1446617v1, whole genome shotgun sequence genome. Proteins encoded here:
- the LOC122634904 gene encoding mediator of RNA polymerase II transcription subunit 15-like isoform X1 produces the protein MVAEFVARQSGSPINGETACLNSNMPASHTMAHAGHAGHGGHDAHGPLPPLTHPAHHGAPIQQQQQQHAPQQQPQQPPPPPPQQPSHHHHHHHQTQQQQQHHQQQQQQQQQQQQQQAQQQHQQQQSQQHHIHQDSQQVTHPENFPPNFDIRKELFSQRKQREFIPDNKKDDSYWDRRRRNNEAAKRSREKRRFNDMVLEQRVMELSKENHILKAQLEAIRDKFGICGESVISTEHVLAALPAEPPISVKRAKLPASAALLYARTPSPVHTSVIHQPVSGARSPRSPAQLYVPETTAYPETESFQYPYPHPAMHLDTTSALNLSRGRRAQSPFELSSGSGDEGGPQMIVNSSANNSLPHKLRHKSRIGDKDAASALLALQGIKQEPGPRASPPWDNEGSSDERDSGISLGAEWTGPSVATVPESEREVKSRLDRLASEVASLQSILRLGKPTDSLMAGHSLPTNATTHNGP
- the LOC122634904 gene encoding mediator of RNA polymerase II transcription subunit 15-like isoform X2, translating into MVAEFVARQSGSPINGETACLNSNMPASHTMAHAGHAGHGGHDAHGPLPPLTHPAHHGAPIQQQQQQHAPQQQPQQPPPPPPQQPSHHHHHHHQTQQQQQHHQQQQQQQQQQQQQQAQQQHQQQQSQQHHIHQDSQQRKQREFIPDNKKDDSYWDRRRRNNEAAKRSREKRRFNDMVLEQRVMELSKENHILKAQLEAIRDKFGICGESVISTEHVLAALPAEPPISVKRAKLPASAALLYARTPSPVHTSVIHQPVSGARSPRSPAQLYVPETTAYPETESFQYPYPHPAMHLDTTSALNLSRGRRAQSPFELSSGSGDEGGPQMIVNSSANNSLPHKLRHKSRIGDKDAASALLALQGIKQEPGPRASPPWDNEGSSDERDSGISLGAEWTGPSVATVPESEREVKSRLDRLASEVASLQSILRLGKPTDSLMAGHSLPTNATTHNGP